One region of Eleutherodactylus coqui strain aEleCoq1 chromosome 5, aEleCoq1.hap1, whole genome shotgun sequence genomic DNA includes:
- the LOC136629215 gene encoding gastrula zinc finger protein XlCGF66.1-like, with amino-acid sequence MERDRNKLEESILGLTLEILLQLTGEDYTVVKKTSSDGCQAPVCIEWGRPLSPITGPPPHPLIHDDINVQKILELANKMIELLTGEVSIRCQDVAVYFSMEEWEYLEHKDLYKDLMMETRQSLRSPGPFF; translated from the exons ATGGAAAGGGACAGGAACAAGCTGGAAGAGAGTATATTaggtctcaccctagagatactcctccagcttactggagag gattacacagtagtgaagaagacctctagtgatggctgtcaggcccctgtGTGTATTGagtggggaagacccctgagcccaatcacagggcccccacctcaccctcTCATACATGACGACATCAATGTACAAAAGATTCTAGAACTCGcaaacaagatgattgagctgctgactggagag gtttctataaggtgtcaggatgtcgctgtctatttctccatggaggagtgggagtatctagaacacaaggatctgtacaaggacctCATGATGGAGACCCGGCAATCCCTCAGATCACCAG GTCCTTTCTTCTGA